The bacterium sequence TACGTAATACGAATTCACCTTCCCTTGGAGTAAACTGAATTAATGAGTATGCACCGATTTGCTTTTATCATTCATCCCTTAGATGCAAAAAAGGATATGGCACGGAAGTATCCTTGGGCACGCTGGCTGCCTGAGTCGGTCATTAACCTCTTGCTGAAACATAAAAAGCCAATGCATGTTTCAGAGATTAAAGGAATAGTCTCACCGACAGGCGCAGAGGCTACCGGTTGCTTTATAGGCTGTCCTCTAACACCCAAGCAAATGCAGACCCTTCCGCTAGAATTTGTTTATGACAAGATAATTCAGTGCGGCAAACTTGCTGAAGAGTTAGGCGCGGAGCTAATTGGGTTAGGCGCTTTCACTAGTGTGGTAGGTGATGGTGGTATCACAATAGCCAATAATCTAAAAGCAGCGGTTACTACCGGTAATTCCTATACGGTTGCCACTGCCTTGGAAGGCACGCTTAAAGCTGCTGAGTTGATGGACATCGATATCCCGAATGCAACAGTAGCGGTAGTCGGGGCTACTGGTTCGATTGGACGTACTTGCGCTTTGGTGATGGCAGCCCAAGCAGGAAAGATAATTTTGATTGGAAGGTCTCAGGAGAAACTTGCTGCTCTGGAGGCTGAGGTTCGTGGTTCTGCACGCGGGGAAGTAGTGATTGAGACAGATGTTAATCATGGATTAAAGGATGCCGACGTAGTCATCACGGTTACTAGCGCCGGGATGCCGATTATTCATCCTCAGCATTTGAAATCGGGAG is a genomic window containing:
- a CDS encoding shikimate dehydrogenase; this translates as MSMHRFAFIIHPLDAKKDMARKYPWARWLPESVINLLLKHKKPMHVSEIKGIVSPTGAEATGCFIGCPLTPKQMQTLPLEFVYDKIIQCGKLAEELGAELIGLGAFTSVVGDGGITIANNLKAAVTTGNSYTVATALEGTLKAAELMDIDIPNATVAVVGATGSIGRTCALVMAAQAGKIILIGRSQEKLAALEAEVRGSARGEVVIETDVNHGLKDADVVITVTSAGMPIIHPQHLKSGAVVCDVARPRDVSKRVVKERNDVLVIEGGVVQAPGNVEFNFNFGFPPGTAYACMSETMILALEGCIENFTLGKEVSIEQVNEITTLAKKHGFQLAGFRSFEKALTEQQIETVRNNARNKKPKLIANDLVN